In Streptomyces sp. NBC_00704, a genomic segment contains:
- a CDS encoding Xaa-Pro dipeptidyl-peptidase, with translation MPTRMRFTTWRPLATAVITLLVAAFLTPAAAHGSPRESRPVYSYANAVREAVWVDTGLDADGDGRTDRVAADIVRPREPAARGRKVPVIMDASPYYSCCGRGNEGQLKTYDAAGNIVRMPLFYDNYFVPRGYAVVGVDLAGTGRSDGCEDVGGRFEVRSAKAVVDWLNGRARAYTARTGGKAVRASWTDGATGMIGKSWDGTIANAVAATGVRGLRTIVPISAISSWYDYYFSQGAPLYDSGPDALADYVTSAGARTRCAAVQRRLVDEAPRTGDRTPLWTERDYVKDARKVRASVFLVHGMQDLNVRTKHVGRWWDALAKNGVHRKIWLSQTGHVDPFDFRRAAWVDTLHRWFDHELLGYDNGVDREPMADVERHPDQWVTSTAWPPHGTRTATLRPAAGELPGVGTLGLRAGTGSAAFTDDPRHDETDWAARIDTPTPDKAGFVTGALTRPLRLAGSSEVTVTATPTTATAHLSAVLVDLGPDTVRDYAASGEGITTLTDRTCWGESTEGDSACFKETKARTADVGATVVSRGWADLGTYADPGRGVPLTPGRAYTITLGLAATDHVVPAGHRLALIVAGTDKDLIDPPADTPTLTVDLSRTSARVPFVGGAKAFAAATTGTHPTTAPSHPAPPAGGGAPKHGLRIP, from the coding sequence ATGCCGACACGCATGCGCTTCACGACCTGGAGACCGCTCGCGACCGCCGTCATCACCCTCCTGGTGGCCGCCTTCCTCACCCCGGCGGCGGCCCACGGCTCCCCACGCGAGAGCCGGCCCGTCTACTCCTACGCGAACGCCGTACGCGAAGCCGTCTGGGTCGACACCGGGCTCGACGCCGACGGCGACGGCCGCACGGACCGGGTCGCCGCGGACATCGTCCGCCCCCGCGAACCCGCCGCGCGGGGCCGCAAGGTGCCCGTCATCATGGACGCGAGCCCCTACTACTCCTGCTGCGGGCGGGGCAACGAGGGGCAGCTCAAGACGTACGACGCGGCCGGGAACATCGTCCGGATGCCGCTGTTCTACGACAACTACTTCGTCCCGCGCGGCTACGCCGTCGTCGGCGTCGACCTGGCCGGCACCGGCCGCTCCGACGGCTGCGAGGACGTGGGAGGCCGCTTCGAGGTGCGGTCCGCCAAGGCCGTCGTCGACTGGCTCAACGGACGTGCCAGGGCCTACACCGCCCGCACCGGGGGCAAGGCCGTCAGGGCGAGCTGGACCGACGGGGCGACCGGCATGATCGGCAAGAGCTGGGACGGCACCATCGCCAACGCCGTCGCCGCCACCGGCGTCCGGGGCCTGCGCACGATCGTCCCGATCAGCGCCATCTCCTCCTGGTACGACTACTACTTCTCCCAGGGCGCGCCGCTGTACGACTCCGGCCCCGACGCCCTCGCCGACTACGTCACCTCCGCCGGCGCGCGCACCCGGTGCGCAGCCGTGCAGCGCCGCCTCGTCGACGAAGCCCCGCGCACCGGCGACCGGACGCCGCTGTGGACCGAGCGCGACTACGTCAAGGACGCGCGCAAGGTGAGGGCCAGCGTCTTCCTCGTCCACGGGATGCAGGACCTCAACGTCCGCACCAAGCACGTCGGACGGTGGTGGGACGCCCTCGCGAAGAACGGCGTGCACCGCAAGATCTGGCTCTCCCAGACGGGCCACGTCGACCCCTTCGACTTCCGCCGCGCCGCCTGGGTCGACACCCTGCACCGCTGGTTCGACCACGAACTCCTCGGCTACGACAACGGCGTCGACCGCGAGCCCATGGCCGACGTGGAACGCCACCCCGACCAGTGGGTCACCTCGACGGCGTGGCCGCCGCACGGCACCCGGACCGCGACCCTGCGCCCGGCCGCCGGTGAACTGCCCGGCGTGGGAACCCTCGGCCTGCGCGCGGGCACGGGCAGCGCGGCCTTCACCGACGACCCGCGGCACGACGAGACCGACTGGGCCGCACGGATCGACACGCCGACCCCGGACAAGGCCGGCTTCGTCACCGGCGCCCTCACCCGCCCGCTGCGGCTGGCCGGCTCCTCCGAGGTCACCGTCACCGCCACGCCCACCACGGCGACGGCCCACCTGAGCGCCGTCCTCGTCGACCTCGGCCCCGACACCGTCCGGGACTACGCGGCGAGCGGTGAGGGCATCACGACGCTCACCGACCGCACCTGCTGGGGCGAGAGCACCGAGGGCGACAGCGCCTGCTTCAAGGAGACGAAGGCCAGGACGGCCGACGTGGGCGCCACCGTCGTCAGCCGGGGCTGGGCCGACCTCGGCACCTACGCCGACCCCGGCAGGGGCGTGCCGCTCACCCCGGGACGGGCGTACACGATCACCCTCGGCCTCGCGGCCACCGACCACGTCGTCCCGGCCGGCCACCGCCTCGCGCTGATCGTGGCGGGCACCGACAAGGACCTCATCGACCCGCCCGCCGACACCCCGACGCTCACCGTGGACCTGTCCCGCACCTCGGCCCGGGTCCCGTTCGTCGGCGGCGCGAAGGCGTTCGCCGCCGCGACCACCGGCACACACCCGACCACCGCCCCCTCGCACCCCGCCCCACCGGCGGGCGGAGGCGCCCCGAAGCACGGGCTACGCATCCCCTGA
- a CDS encoding M1 family metallopeptidase translates to MQRSILAPGALAAASLLLAIPASAADSSPGAPGIGDPYYPAYGNGGYDVSHYDLRLKYQPATDELEGTATLLATTTQDLSRFDLDFLLDVSEVRVDGVRAEFATSGEHELQITPRKALPKGAAMTVVVRYKGIPSSKQAYGFTSWHRTPDGGVGANEPESAWWWFPGNDHPLDKATFDVSVQVPDGTQAVSNGTLRSTSSRAGWTRYNWRSAKPQATYLATLAVGRFDITTGTTESGIPVVNAYSTALGDDAGAARASVERTGEIADWLSGFFGPYPFEALGGYVPDTTTGYALETQTRPYYSPRQFASGSNTSVVVHELAHQWYGDFVSVAGWKDIWLNEGFARYAQWLWSEHEDEGTAQELADYVYASHPAGDAFWTVRPGDPGPENQFDAAVYDRGALAVQALRNAIGDDAFFTVLKGWPRQHAYGNATVADFRQYAERVSGKRLDALFDAWLFQPVKPQAPAARTASTALPAAVPAAPRSWKKIAATNGVHTR, encoded by the coding sequence GTGCAGCGCAGCATCCTCGCGCCCGGCGCACTGGCCGCCGCGTCCCTCCTGCTGGCGATCCCGGCGTCGGCCGCGGACTCCTCCCCCGGCGCCCCCGGCATCGGCGACCCCTACTACCCGGCCTACGGCAACGGCGGCTACGACGTCTCCCACTACGACCTGCGGCTGAAGTACCAGCCCGCCACGGACGAGTTGGAGGGGACGGCGACCCTCCTCGCGACGACCACGCAGGATCTGTCGCGCTTCGACCTGGACTTCCTGCTCGACGTCAGCGAGGTGCGGGTCGACGGCGTGCGGGCGGAGTTCGCCACGTCGGGCGAGCACGAGCTGCAGATCACGCCGAGGAAGGCCCTGCCCAAGGGCGCCGCGATGACCGTCGTGGTGCGCTACAAGGGCATCCCCTCGTCGAAGCAGGCGTACGGCTTCACCAGCTGGCACCGCACCCCGGACGGCGGGGTCGGCGCGAACGAGCCCGAGTCGGCCTGGTGGTGGTTCCCCGGCAACGACCACCCGCTCGACAAGGCCACCTTCGACGTGTCGGTCCAGGTGCCGGACGGCACCCAGGCCGTCTCCAACGGCACACTCCGGTCCACGAGTTCACGGGCCGGCTGGACCCGCTACAACTGGCGCTCGGCCAAGCCGCAGGCCACCTATCTCGCCACGCTCGCGGTCGGCCGGTTCGACATCACGACCGGCACGACCGAGAGCGGCATCCCGGTCGTCAACGCCTACAGCACGGCTCTGGGCGACGACGCGGGCGCGGCGCGGGCGAGCGTCGAGCGGACCGGGGAGATCGCCGACTGGCTCAGCGGCTTCTTCGGTCCGTACCCCTTCGAGGCGCTCGGCGGATACGTGCCGGACACGACCACCGGCTACGCGCTGGAGACGCAGACCCGGCCCTACTACAGCCCGCGGCAGTTCGCGTCCGGCTCGAACACCTCCGTGGTGGTGCACGAGCTGGCCCACCAGTGGTACGGGGACTTCGTGTCCGTGGCGGGCTGGAAGGACATCTGGCTGAACGAGGGCTTCGCGCGGTACGCGCAGTGGCTGTGGTCCGAGCACGAGGACGAGGGCACCGCGCAGGAGCTGGCCGACTACGTCTACGCCTCGCACCCGGCCGGCGACGCGTTCTGGACGGTGCGGCCGGGCGATCCGGGCCCGGAGAACCAGTTCGACGCCGCCGTGTACGACCGGGGCGCGCTGGCCGTGCAGGCGCTGCGCAACGCGATCGGCGACGACGCCTTCTTCACCGTCCTCAAGGGCTGGCCCCGGCAGCACGCGTACGGCAACGCGACCGTCGCCGACTTCCGGCAGTACGCCGAGCGGGTCTCCGGCAAGCGGCTGGACGCGCTGTTCGACGCCTGGCTCTTCCAGCCGGTCAAGCCCCAGGCGCCCGCGGCGCGCACCGCGTCGACCGCGCTGCCTGCGGCCGTGCCCGCGGCGCCGAGGTCCTGGAAGAAGATCGCCGCGACGAACGGCGTCCACACCCGCTGA
- a CDS encoding FAD-dependent oxidoreductase produces MDIQENGIVVVGSGVVGLATAVVLAERGLRVRVWTRDPAERTTSAVAGALWWPYHIEPKTAARAWALRSLEVYRELAERPGETGVRLVEGAMGGTDPAAVEGWAAGRLPGLRRATALEHPARDAVWARLPLIDMAVHLPWLRARLLRAGGTVEERTVRDLAAVDAAVVVNCTGLGARELVGDTSLRPVRGQLVVVENPGVDTWLVSATAAGEPTYLFPQPGRLLLGGTSEDGVGSLEPDPARAEAIVRRCAELRPEVAGARILEHRVGLRPVRPAVRLEREALADGRTVVHHYGHGGAGVTVAWGCAEEAAALAAASC; encoded by the coding sequence GTGGACATTCAGGAGAACGGGATCGTCGTCGTCGGGAGCGGGGTCGTCGGGCTGGCCACGGCCGTCGTCCTGGCCGAGCGCGGGCTGCGGGTGCGGGTGTGGACGCGGGACCCCGCCGAGCGGACCACGTCCGCCGTCGCGGGCGCGCTGTGGTGGCCGTACCACATTGAACCCAAGACGGCGGCCCGCGCGTGGGCGCTGCGGTCGCTGGAGGTGTACCGGGAGCTGGCCGAGCGGCCCGGTGAGACCGGGGTGCGGCTGGTCGAGGGAGCCATGGGCGGCACGGACCCGGCGGCCGTCGAGGGCTGGGCGGCCGGCCGGCTGCCCGGGCTGCGCCGGGCCACCGCCCTGGAGCACCCGGCCCGCGACGCCGTGTGGGCGCGGCTGCCGCTGATCGACATGGCGGTCCATCTGCCGTGGCTGCGGGCGCGGCTGCTGCGGGCGGGCGGCACGGTCGAGGAGCGCACCGTGCGGGATCTGGCGGCGGTGGACGCGGCGGTCGTCGTCAACTGCACCGGGCTCGGCGCCCGCGAGCTGGTCGGCGACACGTCACTGCGGCCGGTGCGCGGACAGCTCGTCGTGGTGGAGAACCCGGGGGTGGACACCTGGCTCGTGTCGGCCACCGCGGCCGGGGAGCCGACCTACCTCTTCCCGCAGCCGGGACGGCTCCTGCTGGGCGGCACGTCCGAGGACGGCGTCGGCTCCCTGGAACCGGATCCCGCCCGGGCGGAGGCGATCGTGCGGCGGTGCGCGGAGCTGCGGCCCGAAGTGGCGGGGGCGCGGATCCTGGAGCACCGGGTGGGTCTGCGGCCGGTCCGGCCCGCCGTACGGCTGGAGCGGGAGGCTCTCGCGGACGGGCGCACGGTCGTCCACCACTACGGGCACGGCGGAGCCGGGGTGACCGTCGCCTGGGGCTGCGCCGAGGAGGCGGCCGCGCTGGCAGCCGCCTCCTGCTGA
- a CDS encoding adenosine kinase encodes MRAEIDGDAEKDVDVLVLGGAGVDTIVYVPELPLPYADSYMIDSGIRARAGQTGDFVALGLSALGLRTHHLDFLGDDPEGDLVRALHRDRGIALTALPQPAGTKRAVNLVSPDGRRLSLYDNSRGRPDDRFPEATLRALAAVSRHAHVSITHPCADALPVLREAGVGISTDLHNWDGENPYHEPFAHAADVVFVSVTALRDPHATMRAIAERGRAEAVVATAGAEGAYLLADGELTHIPAVTPPAPVVDSNGAGDAFASAFLFGRLSGEPPRRCAEFGALAGAYACTVPATQSTALSRSALLAAAAA; translated from the coding sequence ATGCGCGCGGAGATCGACGGGGACGCCGAGAAGGACGTCGACGTCCTGGTCCTGGGCGGGGCCGGCGTGGACACCATCGTGTACGTGCCGGAGCTGCCGCTGCCCTACGCCGACAGCTACATGATCGACAGCGGTATCCGCGCCCGCGCCGGGCAGACCGGTGACTTCGTCGCCCTGGGCCTGTCCGCCCTCGGCCTGCGCACCCACCACCTTGACTTCCTCGGCGACGACCCCGAGGGCGACCTCGTGCGCGCCCTCCACCGGGACCGGGGCATCGCCCTCACCGCGCTCCCGCAGCCCGCCGGCACCAAGCGGGCGGTCAACCTGGTGAGCCCGGACGGGCGGCGGCTCTCCCTGTACGACAACAGCCGCGGCCGCCCGGACGACCGCTTCCCCGAGGCCACGCTGCGCGCCCTGGCCGCGGTGAGCCGCCACGCGCACGTGTCCATCACCCATCCCTGCGCCGACGCCCTCCCCGTGCTCCGCGAGGCGGGCGTGGGCATCTCCACCGACCTGCACAACTGGGACGGCGAGAACCCCTACCACGAGCCCTTCGCCCACGCGGCGGACGTCGTCTTCGTCTCCGTCACCGCGCTGCGCGACCCGCACGCGACCATGCGCGCGATCGCCGAGCGCGGCCGGGCCGAGGCGGTCGTCGCCACGGCCGGCGCGGAGGGGGCGTATCTGCTGGCCGACGGCGAGCTGACCCACATACCCGCCGTCACCCCGCCCGCGCCGGTGGTCGACTCCAACGGCGCGGGCGACGCCTTCGCGTCCGCCTTCCTCTTCGGCCGTCTCAGCGGCGAACCGCCCCGCCGGTGCGCCGAGTTCGGCGCCCTGGCGGGGGCGTACGCCTGCACGGTCCCGGCCACGCAGAGCACCGCCCTGTCGCGATCCGCACTCCTGGCGGCGGCCGCCGCCTAA
- a CDS encoding ABC-F family ATP-binding cassette domain-containing protein — protein MTATLVAKNLAAGHGDRSLFSGLDLVVAPGDVIGLVGANGAGKSTLLSLLAGLTAPEEGELRLSPPTASVGHLPQEPERRPGESVREFLARRTGVADAQRTMDEATQALVDGAPGADDAYATSLERWLGLGGADLDERAEEVADSLGLGVDLDQPMTSLSGGQAARAGLASLLLSRYDVFLLDEPTNDLDLDGLERLERFVTGLRAGTVVVSHDREFLTRTVTKVLELDLAQQQINLYGGGYDAYLEERDVARRHAREDYEEYADKKTSLQERAQTQRSWMDKGVKNARRKASNDNDKIGRKFRSEASEKQAAKARQTQRMIERLEVVDEPRKEWELRMEIAAAPRSGAVVATLRDAQVRRGDFRFGPVTLQIDWADRVAVTGANGAGKSTLLGALLGRIPLDAGHAAVGSGVLVGEVDQARRSFHGPEALLDAFRAAVPDTEPAEVRTLLAKFGLKSEHVMRPAVTLSPGERTRAALALLQGRGVNLLVLDEPTNHLDLPAIEQLESALDAYEGTLLLVTHDRRMLDAVHVTRRLEVAGGTVTER, from the coding sequence ATGACTGCCACCCTCGTCGCCAAGAACCTCGCCGCCGGGCACGGCGACCGCTCCCTCTTCTCCGGGCTCGACCTCGTCGTCGCCCCCGGAGACGTGATCGGGCTGGTCGGAGCCAACGGCGCGGGCAAGTCCACCCTGCTCTCGCTGCTCGCCGGTCTCACCGCGCCGGAGGAGGGCGAGCTGCGCCTGTCCCCGCCGACCGCGTCCGTCGGCCATCTGCCGCAGGAGCCCGAACGCCGGCCCGGCGAGAGCGTGCGGGAGTTCCTCGCGCGCCGCACCGGCGTCGCCGACGCCCAGCGCACGATGGACGAGGCCACCCAGGCCCTGGTCGACGGCGCTCCCGGCGCCGACGACGCCTACGCGACGAGCCTGGAGCGCTGGCTCGGCCTCGGCGGCGCCGACCTCGACGAGCGGGCCGAGGAGGTGGCGGACTCGCTCGGCCTGGGCGTGGACCTCGACCAGCCGATGACCTCGCTGTCCGGCGGTCAGGCCGCCCGCGCGGGCCTGGCCTCCCTCCTGCTGTCCCGCTACGACGTCTTCCTCCTCGACGAGCCGACCAACGACCTCGACCTCGACGGACTGGAGCGCCTCGAACGCTTCGTGACCGGCCTGCGCGCCGGCACGGTCGTCGTCAGCCACGACCGCGAGTTCCTCACCCGCACGGTCACCAAGGTCCTCGAACTCGACCTCGCCCAACAGCAGATCAACCTCTACGGCGGCGGCTACGACGCCTACCTGGAGGAGCGCGACGTGGCCCGCAGGCACGCCCGCGAGGACTACGAGGAGTACGCCGACAAGAAGACCTCGTTGCAGGAGCGCGCGCAGACCCAGCGCTCCTGGATGGACAAGGGCGTCAAGAACGCGCGCCGCAAGGCGTCCAACGACAACGACAAGATCGGCCGCAAGTTCCGCAGCGAGGCCAGCGAGAAGCAGGCGGCGAAGGCCCGGCAGACGCAGCGCATGATCGAGCGCCTGGAGGTCGTCGACGAGCCGCGCAAGGAGTGGGAGCTGCGCATGGAGATCGCGGCCGCTCCGCGCTCCGGCGCGGTCGTGGCCACCCTGCGCGACGCGCAGGTGCGGCGCGGCGACTTCCGGTTCGGGCCGGTGACGCTCCAGATCGACTGGGCCGACCGGGTCGCGGTGACCGGCGCGAACGGCGCGGGCAAGTCGACCCTGCTCGGCGCGCTCCTCGGCCGGATCCCGCTGGACGCCGGACACGCGGCCGTGGGCTCGGGCGTCCTGGTCGGCGAGGTCGACCAGGCGCGGCGCTCGTTCCACGGCCCGGAGGCGCTGCTGGACGCGTTCCGCGCCGCCGTCCCCGACACCGAGCCGGCCGAGGTGCGCACCCTGCTGGCCAAGTTCGGCCTGAAGTCGGAGCACGTCATGCGCCCGGCGGTCACCCTGTCGCCCGGCGAACGCACCCGCGCCGCCCTCGCGCTGCTCCAGGGCCGGGGCGTCAACCTCCTCGTCCTCGACGAGCCGACGAACCATCTCGACCTGCCGGCCATCGAACAGCTGGAGTCCGCCCTCGACGCCTACGAGGGCACGCTGCTGCTGGTCACCCACGACCGGCGGATGCTGGACGCCGTCCACGTCACGCGCCGGCTGGAGGTCGCCGGCGGCACGGTCACCGAGCGCTAG
- a CDS encoding putative glycolipid-binding domain-containing protein: MRASRVLSWSVSASGGYETAWSETDDGALRARGRAVGTTPRPYWVSYELDTADGFVTRRLRVTVETAERTRSLDLRRDGRGGWSADGERLPGFGAAVDCDLGLCPLTNTMPVLRHGLHRRPGERRFLMAWVSVPALTVRPSWQTYTHLGAHARGGALVRFASGGFRSDIAFDPDGYVLDYPGLATRLLPREPGENP, translated from the coding sequence ATGCGAGCTTCGCGGGTCCTCAGTTGGAGCGTGTCGGCGAGCGGCGGGTACGAGACCGCGTGGAGCGAGACGGACGACGGCGCGCTGCGGGCGCGCGGGCGGGCCGTCGGCACGACGCCGCGGCCGTACTGGGTGTCCTACGAACTCGACACCGCGGACGGCTTCGTGACGCGCCGTCTGCGGGTCACCGTCGAGACGGCCGAACGCACCCGCTCCCTCGACCTGCGCCGCGACGGACGGGGCGGCTGGAGCGCCGACGGGGAGCGTCTGCCCGGCTTCGGGGCGGCCGTCGACTGCGATCTCGGCCTGTGCCCGCTCACCAACACCATGCCGGTGCTGCGGCACGGGCTGCACCGGCGTCCGGGCGAACGCCGGTTCCTGATGGCCTGGGTGTCGGTGCCCGCGCTGACCGTGCGGCCGTCCTGGCAGACGTACACGCACCTCGGCGCGCACGCGCGGGGCGGTGCCCTGGTGCGCTTCGCGTCCGGCGGCTTCCGCAGCGACATCGCCTTCGACCCGGACGGATACGTCCTCGACTACCCCGGCCTGGCGACCCGGCTCCTCCCCCGCGAGCCGGGGGAGAATCCCTAG
- a CDS encoding amino acid permease — protein sequence MSKDSVRTADVATRPGAAATPADAGDAGYSKDLKHRHVNMIAIGGAIGTGLFLGAGGRLHSAGPALALAYLVCGVFAFFVVRALGELVLYRPSSGSFVSYAREFLGEKGAYVAGWMYFLNWSTTGIADITAIALYTHYWSMFTSIPQWVLALVALTVVLAVNLISVKIFGEMEFWFAIVKVATLVAFMCVGIFLLATRHEVGGQTPGPGVITDHGGLLPHGAMPVVLVMQGVIFAYAALELVGVAAGETAEPEKVVPRAVNSIMWRVGLFYVGSVVLLALLLPGSLYSADESPFVTVLSKVGVSGAGDVMNLVVLTAAMSSLNSGLYSTGRILRSMAMAGSAPRFTARMNRSQVPYGGILLTCAVCVLGVALNFLVPSQAFEIVLNIASLGIISTWVIIMVCHLVFVRRARAGLVRRPSFRLPGSPVTESVTIVFLVAVLGLMWNDPEVGRRTLLLIPLVAAALVAGWFAVRDRVSRATDAELTDLTK from the coding sequence GTGAGCAAGGACAGCGTGCGCACGGCCGACGTCGCCACCCGCCCCGGGGCGGCCGCGACACCCGCGGACGCGGGCGACGCCGGCTACAGCAAGGACCTCAAGCACCGCCACGTCAACATGATCGCCATCGGCGGCGCCATCGGCACCGGCCTCTTCCTGGGCGCGGGAGGACGCCTGCACAGCGCGGGCCCGGCTCTCGCGCTCGCCTATCTGGTCTGCGGCGTCTTCGCCTTCTTCGTGGTCCGCGCCCTCGGCGAGCTGGTCCTGTACCGGCCCTCCTCGGGCTCCTTCGTGTCGTACGCGCGCGAGTTCCTCGGCGAGAAGGGGGCGTACGTCGCCGGCTGGATGTACTTCCTGAACTGGTCCACGACCGGCATCGCCGACATCACCGCGATCGCGCTGTACACGCACTACTGGAGCATGTTCACGAGCATCCCCCAGTGGGTGCTCGCGCTCGTCGCGCTCACGGTGGTGCTGGCGGTGAACCTGATCTCGGTGAAGATCTTCGGCGAGATGGAGTTCTGGTTCGCGATCGTCAAGGTCGCCACCCTCGTCGCCTTCATGTGCGTCGGCATCTTCCTGCTCGCCACCAGGCACGAGGTGGGCGGCCAGACGCCCGGCCCCGGCGTGATCACGGACCACGGCGGCCTCCTCCCGCACGGCGCCATGCCCGTCGTCCTCGTCATGCAGGGCGTGATCTTCGCCTACGCGGCGCTGGAACTGGTCGGCGTCGCCGCGGGCGAGACCGCCGAGCCGGAGAAGGTGGTCCCGCGCGCGGTGAACTCCATCATGTGGCGCGTCGGCCTGTTCTACGTGGGCTCGGTCGTCCTGCTCGCCCTGCTGCTGCCCGGCTCGCTCTACTCGGCCGACGAGAGCCCCTTCGTCACCGTCCTGTCGAAGGTCGGCGTCTCCGGTGCGGGCGACGTGATGAACCTCGTGGTCCTGACGGCCGCCATGTCCTCCCTGAACTCCGGCCTGTACTCCACCGGCCGCATCCTGCGCTCCATGGCCATGGCGGGCTCGGCGCCCCGGTTCACCGCCCGCATGAACCGCAGCCAGGTCCCCTACGGCGGCATCCTGCTGACCTGCGCGGTGTGCGTCCTCGGCGTCGCCCTGAACTTCCTCGTGCCCAGCCAGGCCTTCGAGATCGTGCTGAACATCGCCTCCCTCGGCATCATCAGCACCTGGGTGATCATCATGGTCTGCCACCTCGTCTTCGTCCGCCGCGCGCGGGCCGGGCTGGTGCGGCGGCCCTCCTTCCGCCTGCCGGGCAGCCCGGTCACGGAGAGCGTCACGATCGTCTTCCTGGTCGCCGTCCTCGGCCTGATGTGGAACGACCCCGAGGTCGGCCGCAGGACGCTGCTGCTGATCCCGCTCGTCGCGGCCGCGCTCGTCGCCGGCTGGTTCGCGGTCCGCGACCGCGTGTCCAGGGCGACGGACGCCGAACTCACCGACCTGACGAAGTAG
- a CDS encoding MerR family transcriptional regulator, producing MTIETEEPALTVDELAARAGVTVRTVRFYSTKGLLPPPVIGARRVGRYGSGHLARLALIEELREQGLTLAAIERYLDRLPPGLDARDLAVHRAVVASWAPDAVETVSRQELERRAGRALAEEDVDRLVAMNVVRREEDGYGVDPGLLRLGVRLLDVPLSQESIRAARTVLLDHARAAAHELSRLLREEVPERDARAVRSLSAHMQPLVVQALLTAFQRSLTEELREWLGEPPSDGSP from the coding sequence ATGACGATCGAGACCGAGGAGCCGGCCCTCACGGTCGACGAGCTGGCCGCGCGGGCGGGGGTCACGGTGCGGACCGTGCGCTTCTACTCCACCAAGGGGCTGCTGCCGCCGCCGGTCATCGGCGCGCGCCGGGTGGGCCGCTACGGCTCCGGGCATCTCGCCCGTCTCGCGCTGATCGAGGAGTTGCGCGAGCAGGGACTGACCCTGGCGGCGATCGAGCGGTACCTGGACCGGCTGCCGCCCGGTCTCGACGCCCGTGACCTCGCCGTGCACCGGGCCGTGGTGGCGTCCTGGGCGCCGGACGCGGTGGAGACGGTGTCACGGCAGGAGCTGGAGCGCAGGGCGGGGCGTGCGCTCGCCGAGGAGGACGTGGACCGCCTCGTCGCGATGAACGTCGTACGCCGCGAGGAGGACGGGTACGGGGTCGACCCCGGCCTGCTGCGCCTCGGCGTGCGGCTCCTGGACGTGCCGCTGTCGCAGGAGTCGATCCGCGCCGCGCGCACCGTCCTCCTCGACCACGCGCGCGCGGCGGCCCACGAGCTGTCGCGGCTGCTGCGCGAGGAGGTGCCCGAGCGCGACGCGCGGGCGGTGCGCTCACTGTCGGCGCACATGCAGCCCCTGGTCGTGCAGGCCCTGCTGACGGCGTTCCAGCGCTCGCTCACCGAGGAGCTGCGGGAGTGGCTCGGGGAGCCGCCGTCCGACGGCTCCCCCTGA